The following nucleotide sequence is from Drosophila takahashii strain IR98-3 E-12201 chromosome 3L, DtakHiC1v2, whole genome shotgun sequence.
CCCCGatttggtatttttgtgatctgtTCTGTCTATTTTAGTATCAAAGTCAAATGAAACAGCTGACCGTTCTCTGCACAGAATGCATCTACTTACCCTCCAAAACAAACATGATTTCCgtataaaatcattaaaatgtaatttaaattaaatgattaaaacaattttaaaaattcagaaaGTAACTCCTTTTTACAAAAGCAAAGTTAATTAAGtatataaatgatttatttttaaattaatttattatattgtattataattatttgtatattatatTCTAACCTAgcctatattatattttaattaagttggactccttaaaaaaatgttacacTTGTATTGTCACAGTCACGTTCCCTGCTCTGCTGAACGCACCCATTTGATACCATTTAAATACTAACAGCCAGCTGACAGTAATATCCCGGCGATGCCAAACGGTCACACTGACAGGTGTAGCAAAATAACACATTTCTGGCCGAGATCGTCAAAAACAGAGGATTTAACTGGAATATATAGATGCTCCGTCGCCATGTCCGCTTCACAACGCCAGAAGCAGTTCGACAGGAACCGCAGCCGTGCGAGTAACTTgcccggcagcagcagcggctccggcagcaacaccaacagcgCCGTCAGCTCGAAAAATGTGACTTCCCCGAATCAGCGAAGGATGCAAACTTCGATGGAGCGCCTGCAGGTGCAGCAGGCAAACACAAATCGCCGGGCGGCCGGCTCCAACTGGATGGCCGCcgctggaggaggagcagcagcagctacgGGCAGCGAGAACCAGGAGGCGACTGCAGAGTCCGCGCCACTGACGAAATCGGCACGCATGCGCATCAAGAAGCAGGCGCAGCGCAATCGCTACTTGGCCATGGACTGCGAGATGGTGGGCGTGGGACACAACGGACAGGACGACATGCTGGCCCGCGTGTCCATCGTCAATCGCGTGGGCCACGTCCTGCTGGACAAGCATGTGAAGCCGCGCATGGAGGTCACCGACTACCGCACCAGCGTTTCGGGCATTCGTCCGCAGGACATTGCCAACGGCGAGGACTTCCTGGCCGTGCAGAACGAGGTGGTGAAGCTGCTGCACGGCCGCATCCTGGTCGGACACGCCCTGGGCAACGATCTGGCCGTCCTGAGCATCCGCCATCCCTTCGACGATATCCGCGACACGTCGCGCTACAAGCCGCTCTGCAAACTCGTCTCAAACGGCCACACGCCCAGCCTGAAGCGCCTCACCATGGCCGTCCTGGGCCAGGAGATCCAGACGGGCGAGCACAACTCCGTGGAGGATGCACGCGCCGCCATGGGGATCTACAATCGCATTGCCGGCGACTGGGAGAAGTACCTGGAGAGGAAGcggcaccagcagcagcacttcTAGCTGACAAATCAAGGGAAGGAGTGCGGTAGCCTTAAGTTAATTGTATACACGAGTTTCATTTACTGGGAACTGTTGTTTAATTCTATAAAACGTTACAACCTAAGCGGTCTTTTGGAGCATTTGTTCTGTTTTGAATTCGGGGAAGAACCCTTAATAGCATGTCaggttttttgtttaacttttataaaaaGGGTTCCCATTCAGCTCTGGCCAAATCTACATAAAatcagaatttaattaaaaacttatgtttttatttacatattccTTATATTGAGTCGAGTGTTGTTTCAAAATAGCTATGAAAGGTGTATGTGAACTTCAAATACCGTTTTCCCCTCTTTGTGTAAGAAAAAACGGTCAGAATTAAGTATGGTCTATGAAAAGAGGGGCTTGCACGTATAAATCCTATAAGGAGTCTAGTATGATACAGTTTGCctttgaataataataaacctaAGAAGCCTCCACCTCTTTCGGTGGAGTTTGGCTAGCGGTGGATCCGTGGATGGCCTCGTGGCGTTCCATTAGTTCCCGCCAGGGATCCTCCAGCATGGAGGGGTGAAAGTACTGTCCAAAGGAATTGTTGCCGCCTTGGTTGCGCTCCCTGTTTTGGTGGTTCCTCGGATTCGGATCCCAGTTCGGTTGGTTCCTGCGGTTGAAGTTGCCGCCCCGTCCGAAATTCCTTCCCTGTCCGTAGGGACGATGCCTCTGCGTTTCCTGCGGTGATTTGTTTTGATAGAAGTGCGGAGTATTCGTTTGTTGTCCCTGTTTGTCCTCGTAAAATCCAAAGTTGGGGTTCTGGGGCTTCTGTTGGCCACCAAACTGCTGGGATCTATAATCTGCGGCCTGCGATGGATACTGGCCACCGCGTGGGGAAAACGGCGGCGGGTGGTTGAAGTTCTTGCGTGGAGTGCTCATCCTGGCGTTTATATTTGGCTACTTAAACCGCAGTTTGCATATTCTTCGAAGAAATGGTAAACAAACGTTTTCAGTATGACCATAGGGGAGTACCTGAAAAATACACCTAAGAACAACAGATGGTTCGAAACTTGGCTAAAAGTTATTATTAGGGTGTCACAAAAATCTCATGAAACCAAAAGTCCCAAAGCCAACCAAAAGCAAATCGCGGTGTCACAGAAACTGTTCCAAAATCATGTACAcggtttaaaagttttaaattaaaagaatttgtaaacaaatgtTCCCAAAATCAAAGCAAATTTGCTCCGAAACTCTGAGAGATCTCTGTAgataaaattttctaataaattgaaaaaaattcgatacattttttaaggttgATATTGTAAAgcgtaatattattaaaattggaaaatagcTATATTTCCCGCTAGCctctgttttaaaatttatcatgGTGCCAC
It contains:
- the LOC108057703 gene encoding uncharacterized protein, with amino-acid sequence MPNGHTDRCSKITHFWPRSSKTEDLTGIYRCSVAMSASQRQKQFDRNRSRASNLPGSSSGSGSNTNSAVSSKNVTSPNQRRMQTSMERLQVQQANTNRRAAGSNWMAAAGGGAAAATGSENQEATAESAPLTKSARMRIKKQAQRNRYLAMDCEMVGVGHNGQDDMLARVSIVNRVGHVLLDKHVKPRMEVTDYRTSVSGIRPQDIANGEDFLAVQNEVVKLLHGRILVGHALGNDLAVLSIRHPFDDIRDTSRYKPLCKLVSNGHTPSLKRLTMAVLGQEIQTGEHNSVEDARAAMGIYNRIAGDWEKYLERKRHQQQHF
- the LOC108057704 gene encoding M-phase-specific PLK1-interacting protein, whose product is MSTPRKNFNHPPPFSPRGGQYPSQAADYRSQQFGGQQKPQNPNFGFYEDKQGQQTNTPHFYQNKSPQETQRHRPYGQGRNFGRGGNFNRRNQPNWDPNPRNHQNRERNQGGNNSFGQYFHPSMLEDPWRELMERHEAIHGSTASQTPPKEVEAS